GGGCCGAGGGGATCTCCATCATCGCCGACGCCGCCGAGCTGCGCGTGAAGGAGTCGGACCGCATCGAGGCGCTTTGCGAAGCCCTGGCCTCTCTGGGGGTGTACGTGGAGGCGCTGCCCGACGGGATGCGCATCCGCGGGCCGCAGCCTCCCCGGGGGGGAGTGGCGGATTCACATGGGGACCACCGGCTCGCCATGGCGCTGGCCGTGGCGGCGCTGGCAGGAAGTGCACCGTCGGTGGTGAAGCGCTCCCGATGCGTCGGAATTTCGTTTCCCAACTTCGCACGCGCCCTGGCCGAACTCGCCCGCGCCGGGGGCGGGCAGGTCGAAGAGGTGCACGAAGCCTAAGCAGTATGGAATCGGCGGGCAGCACTGGCCGCCCCTCCTGGGTAGCAGTGGACGGGCCGGCGGGCGCCGGGAAGAGCACCCTTGCCAGAGCGCTGGCTCGGGAGCTCGGCTTCCGATACGTCGACACCGGGGCCACCTATCGGGCGGCCGCGCTGGCGGCCCTCGAAGCCGGGCTTTCTCCGGACGATCCGGCCCACCATGCCAGGATTGTGGAGCTGGTGCGGTCCCTGGACCTCAGGCTGGGCGTCGACCCCAACACCGACGGCCCGACCCCGGTCTTCCTCAACGGCCGGGACGTCAGCGCCGCCGTGCGCTCCCTTGAGGTGGGACAGGCGGCCTCCTCCGTGGCACGCATCCCGGAGGTGCGCCATATCCTGGCAGGTTACCAGCGCCACCTGGCCGAGGAGGGGCCATGTGTGATGGACGGCCGCGACATCGGGACGGTGGTGCTGCCGGAGGCGCCCGTCAAGCTGTTTGTCACTGCCTCTCTGGAGGAGCGGGCACGGCGCCGGGCGGGTGAACTGCTGGCGCTCGGCGAGGGGCAGGCGGCAGGCGACGTGGACCTGGGCGCGCTGACCGAGCAGTTGAAAGCGCGCGATCAACAGGATACCTCGCGCTCGGCGAGCCCCTTGATGGCGGCGCCAGATGCCGTTACGCTGGACACGACGGGACAGGACTTTGAAACGGTCCTGCGCCGAGCACTTCTCGTATGCCGTGAACGCCTGGGAGGTGGCGACTGACGTTTTACCGAGTGGCCAGAAGGCTGCTGCAGGCCCTTCTCCTCCCGTACTTTCGCGTGCGGGTCACGGGGCTTGAGCGCGTTCCCCGAAACGGCCCCGTGATTCTGGCGATCAATCACCTGAGCATGCTTGACCCGCTCTTGATCGGTGTGGTCATGCCACGGCCCGTCTGTTTCATGGCCAAAGACGAGCTTTTCCGCTACCCCCTGCTCGGCCAGGTTCTACGCTGGGTTTATGCCTTTCCGGTACGGCGGGGCGAGGCTGACCGGGAAGCGATCCACCATGCTCTCAAGCTGCTGCGCGAGGAACGGGTGGTGGGCGTGTTCCCCGAAGGGACCCGAAGCCGCGACGGCCAGCTCCTGGAGCTGCAGGGTGGCACGGCACTGCTTGCTCTCAAGAGCGGCGCCCCGATCCTTCCGGTGGCCATCGCGGGAACGGAGCGAGCCATGCCGAAAGGGGCATGGTGGCCGCGCCGCATTGCCATCGACATCCGGGTGGGCCAGCTGCTGACCACGGGTTCCGAGAGCACCAGCGGCAAGAAGGAGCGGATTGCCGCCACAAGCCAC
The Bacillota bacterium genome window above contains:
- a CDS encoding 3-phosphoshikimate 1-carboxyvinyltransferase (catalyzes the formation of 5-O-(1-carboxyvinyl)-3-phosphoshikimate from phosphoenolpyruvate and 3-phosphoshikimate in tryptophan biosynthesis), with amino-acid sequence AEGISIIADAAELRVKESDRIEALCEALASLGVYVEALPDGMRIRGPQPPRGGVADSHGDHRLAMALAVAALAGSAPSVVKRSRCVGISFPNFARALAELARAGGGQVEEVHEA
- the cmk gene encoding (d)CMP kinase — translated: MESAGSTGRPSWVAVDGPAGAGKSTLARALARELGFRYVDTGATYRAAALAALEAGLSPDDPAHHARIVELVRSLDLRLGVDPNTDGPTPVFLNGRDVSAAVRSLEVGQAASSVARIPEVRHILAGYQRHLAEEGPCVMDGRDIGTVVLPEAPVKLFVTASLEERARRRAGELLALGEGQAAGDVDLGALTEQLKARDQQDTSRSASPLMAAPDAVTLDTTGQDFETVLRRALLVCRERLGGGD
- a CDS encoding lysophospholipid acyltransferase family protein, which produces MARRLLQALLLPYFRVRVTGLERVPRNGPVILAINHLSMLDPLLIGVVMPRPVCFMAKDELFRYPLLGQVLRWVYAFPVRRGEADREAIHHALKLLREERVVGVFPEGTRSRDGQLLELQGGTALLALKSGAPILPVAIAGTERAMPKGAWWPRRIAIDIRVGQLLTTGSESTSGKKERIAATSHRLAEQLRELLGQRLPGEPDSPALG